The DNA window AATCGAGTCGGCCGGACGCCACGTAGCAGCCCTCTGGCGTCGGATCTTCCAACGACGCAGGACCATCACGGGACACATGTCGGCTACGTTGCCCTCCCTCGAGTCTGCACTCTCACTTCGGGCGGTGATGAAGTTTCCAGGATTACCTGCCGACATCGAGACTGAAGCTGCGCTTGCGACCCTTGAAGACCGTCTCAACCGCGTCCACAGGCTGGCGCAGGACGTCGAACATCGCCTGACGCAAGAGATCAACAACCGTGCGCAGGTCCTCGCAGAGTCTCGCGCCGAGACGGCAGAACAAGTAGACCTTCTCAGACAAGCAACCCGGCAAGTCGCACTCGACGGTCTTCGCCTCGAAGCGGTCGGCCTCTTCGTCGTTGCGCTCGGACTCGCGTCCAGCGCTGTCGGGCAAGCTGTCTAAGGCTGACCCGACGCAACCGCAGGGCTTCAGCTGGCGCGATGTTCGCGTGCGTGGTCGACTGGGCCGCCGTTGGTGAGCTCGGTCATGAGGGTTCGGATGAACGCTACTGCTTGGTTTCCGTGGACGGCTTCGCGTTCGTGGCGGGCCCAGACCTCGGTGTAGGTGACGATGCCGTCCGGGTCGGTGATGGCGATCTCGCCGGTGTGGGTTTCGATGGTGACGAGGGGTTCGGCGTCGGGGAATTCGCGGAGGGTGAAGGCGTTGGTGGGCAGCGTCAGTGCTTCGGTTCCGTGGGGGACGACGCCGACGCGGACGTTGTCGAGGGTCATGACCGACAGGATGCGGTCGAGCTGCGCGAGTAAGACACGGCGCGGCCCTGGCTGCCAGCGCAGCGCGGCCTCGGTGATGATGGCGTCGAACTGTTTGGAGTCGTCGTAGAGGACGGACTGGCGGTCCACTCGCGCGGCCACGGCGGCTGCCTGGTCGCGTTCGGGGATGCCGTAGAGGGCGAACACGCGTCGGGTGTATTCGGCGGTCTGGAACAGGCCGGGGACGACCTGCGACATGTACATGGCAACGCGCGAGGCGCGCTCGTTCAGCTTGCGGTATCTGGCTTGTCGACTGGTGCGCCAGCCGCGCGCCTCGACGTATGCCTGCGCTGCGAGGTCGACGAGTTGACGTGCCGCTGCCGGTTTCACTTTGAAGGCGTGGCACCAGGCGGTCACGTCCTCGG is part of the Tenggerimyces flavus genome and encodes:
- a CDS encoding helix-turn-helix domain-containing protein codes for the protein MTARSRQQFPTSTSWRAKDSLLDNDSTTSKRRRLSSALRAMRADAGISTVALAERLGWSQSKVSKIENGRTRPSTEDVTAWCHAFKVKPAAARQLVDLAAQAYVEARGWRTSRQARYRKLNERASRVAMYMSQVVPGLFQTAEYTRRVFALYGIPERDQAAAVAARVDRQSVLYDDSKQFDAIITEAALRWQPGPRRVLLAQLDRILSVMTLDNVRVGVVPHGTEALTLPTNAFTLREFPDAEPLVTIETHTGEIAITDPDGIVTYTEVWARHEREAVHGNQAVAFIRTLMTELTNGGPVDHAREHRAS